GGGGCGAGGCTGGGCGAGGCTCCCGCCGAGCCAATGCCATCGAAGAGAAGCTCCGCAGGAGCGTCGCTCCACCGTCGTTAATTAACTGAGGAGTTGAGAACAGCGCCAGATTTGCTTTGACTGTGCTTCGCTCCGGTTTTAGTAATTCCGCACATTCAACCCTCGGTTCGGTTGGTTTGTGCTTTTCAATGCTCCTAACTCTCAGCCAAGAAAGGTTCTCATGAAGACAAAACAGTCGTCGTTGACCGCCGCAAGCTTGATTTGCGCTGGATGTCTTTTGGGACTCGGAAATCTCGCCTCAAACGTCGCGTTGGCCGCGACGCCGCCGGATGACGGCAAGCTTCGAATCATCTGCTTTGGCGCGCACCCGGACGACTGTGAAATTCAAGCCAGCGGCGCCGCCACGATGTGGGCGGCCAAAGGGCACCATGTCAAATTTGTCTCCGTCACCAACGGCGACATTGGCCATTGGCGGGAAGCGGGCGGGCCGTTGGCCCTTCGACGCAAGGCGGAAGTTGAAGCCGCCGCCAAAATTCTGGGCATCACCACCGAGGTCCTTGACATCCACGATGGAGAACTCCTCCCCACGCTGGAGTATCGCCGGATGATTACGCGGTTGATCCGCGAGTGGCGGGCCGACATCGTCATGGGGCCGCGGCCCAACGATTATCATCCGGACCATCGTTACACCGGCGTCCTGGTCCAGGATGCGGCTTACATGGTCACCGTGCCCTTCATAGTTCCGGACCTTCCGCCGCTGAAGAACAACCCGGTCTTCCTCTATTATCCCGACCGGTTCCAGAAACCGAATCCGTTTCAACCGGACATCGTCATTTCGATCGATTCGGTAATCGAGAAGAAGCTCGATGCCATAGGCGTGATCGTGTCCCAATTCTATGAAGGCGGGGCGAACGGCGGACCTCACCTCATGCCGACGGAGCCGGCCAAACAGAAAGAGCGGCACAAACAGGTGCGCGACCAATTCGCCAACCGCAGCCGTGGCATCGCGGACCGCTTTCGCAGCCAGCTCATCGAATGGTACGGCAAGGAGCAGGGCCAGAAAGTCCGATACGCCGAGGCCTACGAAGTTTGCGAATACGGAAGTCAGGCCAACAAACAAACTTTGAAGAAGCTGTTCCCGTTCTTCGATTAGAACTTGATCGTGAACTGCCCCGCGACGAGTTGCTCGCCTTGCTGGAGCGGCCCGTTTTGATGGCTGTAGCTGTATTGGAGTTTGGCTTGAAGGTGCCGGTCGAAGCGGTAGCCCGCCGCGGCTTCGATGCGCCAGATGTCCCGATCCCACCGCTGGCTCCCGCCGGCGCCGTCGGGCACTTTGTCGAAGAACTGTTGATTCCAGCGCCCGGCCAAGAACACACGCGGAGTCAGTTTGTATCGAGCCTCAATGTAGTAAGCGAGTGTAGCCGCGTCGCCGACATTCGGAACCTCGAATCGCGAAGCAAAGACCTCCGCCCAGATTTGCCAGTGGCGCCGGGCGTAACTGATGTCGTGACCGACGGTAGTCTGTTTGAATTTATCCTTGATGGGACCGCCGGCAAACAGCGGCTCATCGGGAGGCAGTAAATACGGGCCGTGACTGAACGAAGCGCCCACGCTCCAGGCCGCGTTGGGCCGATACCCGACCCTCCCGCTGACCAGAGGCGATTCCCAGGGATGCGTTGTGGCGTCCCAGGCGTAAGGCCGGGAGGAGAGGGCGACATTCTTCACTTCAAAAGCATACTCGTATTTCTCGATGCGCCCGAAGATCGATCCGCCGCTGGCATACGAAGGCCCCCAGATCACCGGCACCCAGGTGCGTTTGTCGTCGAACTTTTTGCGCCGCGCCAGAAAAGCCGCGGGATTGGCGGGCGCGACGTGGTCGGTGATGATCAGAACATTCTCGTAGGGCAAAGGAGCGTTCATGAACGGGTTGTTCCATGAGTCGTGGCGCGGGACCCAGTTCCCGACGACCGTGGCGAATTTGCCGAACTGAAAATTGAGCCGTGAATCCTCGAAAGGCGTGTAGCGCAAAAATACTCGTCGAAACGAAAGTCCCCGTCCTCCCGCGAGCCGGGATCGAAACCGCGATCGTAGCGCGCCTGGACCAACGTGTAGAAGTGCGGGCCGAATTGCGTGTCCAGGAAGAGTGACAGCCGCGGGCTGAAGAAAGCGTCGTCGTCGCTGAAGATCAGGCCGGGCGGTTGTTGGTCGATGTAATACAGCTCCAGATCGAGTGGGGAGAGGATTGAGGAGAGGGGCATGCCCATGAAGACGGCCCTCTTTCCCCTGAACGTGACGGTAGGGCGAGCCTGTCCCCAGCGAGCCGGTCTGGACGTGTTCCACTCACGTCGAGCGGCTCGCCGGAACGGATTCGCCCTACCGGGAGCGGAGCTATGCTCGGCTCGCTGGTGGCAAATTCCCCTCCTGGGAGGGGTGCAGGGGTGGGTTGAGCGTCAGTCCACGTCGATCGGTTCATATCTCAGTTTGGGGAGAACGAATTTGCAGTAATTTGTAGGCCTGAACGCGCGCCGAGAATCCTTTCAATTCCAACTCCGGCAACGCCTCCGTGACCGCGAGATCCTTCAACCGCTGGCAAGTCGTCTCATCGATGACCACTTCCATTCGCCCGGCTTTGCCGCACAGACGAGAGGCCAGGTTCACCCGCTCGCCGAGCACGGTATAGTTCAATCGGTCGCTCGACCCCATGTTGCCCGCCAGCGCCGGGCCGGACGCGACGCCGATGCCGATATTGATTTGGTATTTGGACGTTTCATTGAGCCGCTCGCGCTCCCGAATCATGTCCAGAGCGCAACGCGCGGCATTCAGCGAGTCGTTGCCGGAACTCTTCGGCGCGCCAAAGAACGCCATGATCAAGTCTCCGACAAATTTGTCCACGATGCCCTTGTGCTCGTACACCACGCGAGTCAGCGGCGTGTTTCGTTGAACGACTGGGTCAAGCGGCCGATTTCATCGCGGCTGCGCACCGGCACCTTGATGCCGAAATTGCCGCGCTGGATTTCCGAGGTGCCTTTGACCAGATCCTCAATGGGCGTGGAAAAGCCGTGCGAAAGAAGGAGGCTAAACGCG
This DNA window, taken from Verrucomicrobiota bacterium, encodes the following:
- a CDS encoding PIG-L family deacetylase, which produces MKTKQSSLTAASLICAGCLLGLGNLASNVALAATPPDDGKLRIICFGAHPDDCEIQASGAATMWAAKGHHVKFVSVTNGDIGHWREAGGPLALRRKAEVEAAAKILGITTEVLDIHDGELLPTLEYRRMITRLIREWRADIVMGPRPNDYHPDHRYTGVLVQDAAYMVTVPFIVPDLPPLKNNPVFLYYPDRFQKPNPFQPDIVISIDSVIEKKLDAIGVIVSQFYEGGANGGPHLMPTEPAKQKERHKQVRDQFANRSRGIADRFRSQLIEWYGKEQGQKVRYAEAYEVCEYGSQANKQTLKKLFPFFD
- a CDS encoding adenylate/guanylate cyclase domain-containing protein gives rise to the protein MTRVVYEHKGIVDKFVGDLIMAFFGAPKSSGNDSLNAARCALDMIRERERLNETSKYQINIGIGVASGPALAGNMGSSDRLNYTVLGERVNLASRLCGKAGRMEVVIDETTCQRLKDLAVTEALPELELKGFSARVQAYKLLQIRSPQTEI
- a CDS encoding HAMP domain-containing protein; translation: MGLVGAIAFSLLLSHGFSTPIEDLVKGTSEIQRGNFGIKVPVRSRDEIGRLTQSFNETRR